In Uranotaenia lowii strain MFRU-FL chromosome 2, ASM2978415v1, whole genome shotgun sequence, one genomic interval encodes:
- the LOC129748372 gene encoding uncharacterized protein LOC129748372: MPSTHNMSLEVLAGILPLKDRYNLLSLRFLIRCEVMNPLVIVNFERLLEQNLHTRFMSIYHVLMSMQVNPSSYSPTRVFSPDYDNSSVQFDLSMQQDIRGIPDSHRPLLIPKIFEAKYRHVDADKIYFTDGSLIEESTGFGVFNETTSASYNLQSPCSVYIAELAAIHWALESIASRPVGHYYIVTDSLSSVDAIHSIRPGKHSPFFLEKIRDILSALTRRRFSITFVWVPSHCSIVGNEKADSLAKVGATEGDTYPREIVFNEFYFLVRGNSLVNWQRKWDEDEDGRWLHSIIPKTRYSIVLTLLAAICVVAAKVTMTSSILFGRVRSILSPERI; this comes from the exons atgccctcaacgcacaacatgagtcttgaagttttggcaggaatactccctttgaaagatcgatacaatctactatcacttcggttcctcatcaggtgtgaggtcatgaacccattggtgatcgttaattttgaaaggttactagagcaaaatcttcataccagatttatgtctatataccatgtcctcatgtcaatgcaggtaaacccttcttcgtactctccaactcgtgttttcagcccagactacgataattcttctgtccagtttgatttgtctatgcagcaggatattcgtggaatcccggattcgcatcgcccacttctgattccaaaaattttcgaagctaaatatagacacgtcgatgctgacaaaatttactttaccgatgggtctctaattgaggaatcaacgggatttggagttttcaacgaaacaactagcgcctcttataacctccagtcaccatgctctgtatatatagcagagttagctgctattcaCTGGGCCTTGGAGAGCATCGCCTCACGGCCTGTTGGGCACTACtacattgtaacggatagtctaagCTCAGTTGACGCAATACACTCAAtacgaccgggaaagcactcgccgttcttcctagagaagatacgggatattttgagtgctttaacaagacgtcgcttttcaatcacctttgtttgggttccctctcattgctcgatagtgggcaatgagaaggcagactctctggcaaaggtgggggcgacggaaggcgacacgtatccacgtgaaatcgtcttcaacgaattctacttcttggtacgagggaactctcttgtcaactggcagcgcaaatgggacgaggatgaggatggtcggtggctccactcgattatcccaaag acgcggtactctatcgttttgacattgctggcagcaatttgtgtagttgcggccaaggttaccatgacatcgagcatattgtttggtcgtgtgaggtccatcttgtcgccagaacgaatttaa